From the Lactobacillus johnsonii genome, the window GCTGACGTTCAAGGTTCAGCAGAAGCATTGCAACAATCTCTTGAAAAGATCGAAGTTGAAGGTGTAAGAGTTAACATTATTCACTCTGGTGTTGGTGCCATTAATGAATCTGATGTTACTTTAGCTGGTGCTTCAAATGCATTTATTGTCGGTTTCAATGTTCGACCAACTAATACTGCTAAGAGTCAAGCAGATTCTGAAGGTGTAGATATTCGTCTATATAACATTATTTACAAGGTTATGGATGATGTAGAAGCTGCAATGAAGGGTATGCTTGAACCTACATACGAAGAAAAAGTTACTGGTAACTTAACTGTTCGTGAAACTTGGAAGGTATCTAAGATTGGTACAATTGCTGGTGCCTTTGTTGATAACGGATATGTTACTAGAGATTCAGGTATTCGTGTAATTCGTGATGGTATTGTTAAATATGATGGAAAAGTTGCATCTCTAAAGCGTTTCAAGGATGACGTTAAGGAAGTTAAGCAAGGATTTGATTGTGGTATCACAATTGAAAACTTTAATGACATTAAAGTTGACGATCAACTTGAGGCCTACGAGATGCAAGAGGTACCTGTTAAATAGGCATCTTTTTTCACAAAAAGGAGCTTAATTATGAAACATAGAATTGGTCGTGTAGAAGGCGAAATTTTACGTGAATTGACAAAGATATTACGTAAAGATATTCGTGATCCACGTTTAAATGATGTCACTATCACAGCTGTAGAATGTACAAATGATTTATCATATGCGACTGTTTACTACAGTATGTTGACAGATGATCCAGCAAAGGAAAAAGAAGTAGCTGAAGGACTTGATAAAGCAAAAGGTATGATGCGTCACTTGCTTGGTCAAACTTTAACTGTTTACAAGGTTCCTGAGTTGATTTTTAAACGTGATACTTCTGTTGCTTATGGTTCTAAGATTGATAAGTTAATTAATCAAGTCAAGAAGCAAGATCAAGAACGCGAGAATAAAAATAAATAAATGAAAGAGACGCCGAAAGGCGTCTTTTATTTTGGAGATTAAATAATGCTAAATGGAATTGTAGTAGTAAATAAGCCACGCGGAGTAACCAGTAGTGACTGTGTTTATAAATTACGAAAAATTTTACAAATTAGAAAAATTGGACATGCAGGTACACTGGATCCAGAAGTAAATGGGGTATTACCGATTGCAATTGGCCAAGCCACAAAGCTAATTGAATTGATGCATGAAAAACCAAAGTCATATATTGGAAGTGGAATGTTTGGTAAAGCAACCGATAGCTATGATTTAGATGGAACAACCACTGCAGAAGAAAAGATAGTTACTCCATTTACAAGTGATGAAATTATTAGTGGAATGAAAAAACTTACTGGAAAGATTGATCAAGTTCCTCCAATATATTCTGCGGTCCGTGTTAATGGTAAAAGACTTTATGAATATGCTCGAGAAAATATCCCAGTAGAACGTCCGAAAAGAAAAGTAAACATTTATAGTTATGAATTAACTCAAGATCCAGAATATGATCCACTAGAAAAAACTGAAAGTTTTAATTTTGCTATTCGCTGTTCTAAAGGAACCTATGTACGATCCCTAGTAAATGATTTGGGAGAGGAATTGGGAGTTCCAGCTGTAATGACCAGTCTTACTAGAACTAGCAGTTCAGGTTTTGATTTAAGTCAAGCGGTAGATCTAGAAACTATTGAAAAAGAAATAGATTATCCTGAAAAATGGCTTCAACCAATTGATAGCTTTTTCGTAGATTTACCCCAACTTCAAATATCACCAGATCAATTTAAAAGAGTTTCAAATGGAGCAAGCATTAAATTGAATACCACTTATGCCAAGGTAGCTTTGGTTTATAATGGACATATAAAAGCTATTTATCAACGACAAGGTAAAATTTATCGTCCTGAAATGATGCTTTTAAAAAATGAATAGTGAGAGTAAAAAATGAAAGTAATAACCTTAGATTATCCTATTTCTGCACCTATCACGACTAAAAAGGTAATCTTAACGCTAGGTTTTTTTGATGGGGTGCATATTGGACATCAAAAACTCATTAAAGATGCTAAGCTAATAGCAGAACAAAAGCACTTACCATTAATGGTAATGACTTTTGATAAACATCCTAAAGAAATTTATAAAAACGATCATAAATTTGTCTATTTAGAAACTGAGCAAGAAAAAGAGCGTAAAATGGAGAAGCTGGGAGTAGATTACTTAGTAATTATTAAATTTACTAAAGAATTTAGCCAGCTTTCGCCTCAAGATTTTGTTGATCAGGTGGTAATGAAACTCAAAGCTGATACAGTAGTCGTTGGTTTTGATTATACTTATGGCCCCAAAGATATTGCTAATGTAGAAAATCTACCTAAATTTGCTAAAGATAGATTTAAAATTGTAGTGGAGCCAAAACAAGCAATAGATAAAATAAAAGTGGGATCTACTTATATTAGAAAAGCTATTCAGCATGGAAATGTTGAACTAGCAGCTGAGTTACTTGGCCAGCCTTATGAAACTTCTGGCATTATTGTTCACGGCTTCAGACGTGGACATAAAATTGGCTTTCCAACTGCTAATCTTGAAATTTCTGGCTCTAAAGTTTTACCAGCTGAGGGAGTTTATGCAACTAGAGCAAAGGTAAATGGAAAATGGCATGATGCTATGACTAGCGTTGGCTATAATGAAACTTTCAAAACAAATCATGGTTTGACAATTGAAACTAATATTTTTGATTTTGATGAAGAAGCCTATGGTAAGCCACTAACTTTAGCCTGGTACAAGTTTATCCGTAAAAATAAAAAGTTTTCTGGTATAGAAGAACTTTCACATCAATTAGATCAGGATAAGCGTGATATTAAACAATATTTTTATAAATTGAAAAACTAATTTTAGGGTTACTTTTATATAATCTATGTGATAGAATATTTCTATCAATTGAAATTTAATATTTGAAAGAAGGTTACGCCGTTGCGTTTTTAATCTTGCAAAATAGCATAGTTGAATTTTAATAATTATTTTT encodes:
- a CDS encoding ribosome-binding factor A, whose protein sequence is MKHRIGRVEGEILRELTKILRKDIRDPRLNDVTITAVECTNDLSYATVYYSMLTDDPAKEKEVAEGLDKAKGMMRHLLGQTLTVYKVPELIFKRDTSVAYGSKIDKLINQVKKQDQERENKNK
- the truB gene encoding tRNA pseudouridine(55) synthase TruB, whose amino-acid sequence is MLNGIVVVNKPRGVTSSDCVYKLRKILQIRKIGHAGTLDPEVNGVLPIAIGQATKLIELMHEKPKSYIGSGMFGKATDSYDLDGTTTAEEKIVTPFTSDEIISGMKKLTGKIDQVPPIYSAVRVNGKRLYEYARENIPVERPKRKVNIYSYELTQDPEYDPLEKTESFNFAIRCSKGTYVRSLVNDLGEELGVPAVMTSLTRTSSSGFDLSQAVDLETIEKEIDYPEKWLQPIDSFFVDLPQLQISPDQFKRVSNGASIKLNTTYAKVALVYNGHIKAIYQRQGKIYRPEMMLLKNE
- the ribF gene encoding riboflavin biosynthesis protein RibF, with amino-acid sequence MKVITLDYPISAPITTKKVILTLGFFDGVHIGHQKLIKDAKLIAEQKHLPLMVMTFDKHPKEIYKNDHKFVYLETEQEKERKMEKLGVDYLVIIKFTKEFSQLSPQDFVDQVVMKLKADTVVVGFDYTYGPKDIANVENLPKFAKDRFKIVVEPKQAIDKIKVGSTYIRKAIQHGNVELAAELLGQPYETSGIIVHGFRRGHKIGFPTANLEISGSKVLPAEGVYATRAKVNGKWHDAMTSVGYNETFKTNHGLTIETNIFDFDEEAYGKPLTLAWYKFIRKNKKFSGIEELSHQLDQDKRDIKQYFYKLKN